A region from the Streptomyces sp. 3214.6 genome encodes:
- a CDS encoding RNA polymerase sigma-70 factor, whose product MHAEDDANSLEQATQNFLAARPQLFGIAYRLLGSTVEAEDILQETWLRWQNTDRTKVVEPTAFLTTITTRLAINLAQSARVRRESYVGPWLPEPVDTVQDPQLGAERAEALELAVLFLLEKLNPVERGAYVLREAFGYPYPQIAGILEISEANARQLVSRARKHLAAERRERVSPSEHRRLLRVFLTAAQTGDLAVLEDVLTADVVSYSDGGGTRGASKIPVFGRVHVSKYLAAFAPRFWPQSEIRWVEANSRPAVLIFAGGAAVALLSVDVSVEGIDRIMWVMNPAKLSSYVASLND is encoded by the coding sequence ATGCACGCCGAGGACGACGCCAACTCCCTCGAACAGGCGACACAAAACTTCCTCGCGGCACGTCCGCAGCTCTTCGGTATCGCCTACCGCCTGCTTGGCAGCACAGTGGAGGCGGAGGACATTCTTCAAGAGACGTGGTTGCGGTGGCAGAACACGGACCGCACGAAGGTGGTGGAGCCGACGGCCTTCCTCACCACGATCACCACACGTCTGGCCATCAACCTCGCTCAGTCCGCGAGGGTACGGCGGGAGTCCTACGTCGGACCGTGGCTTCCCGAGCCGGTCGATACCGTTCAGGACCCTCAGCTGGGCGCGGAACGCGCTGAGGCGCTCGAACTGGCGGTGCTGTTCCTCCTGGAGAAGCTGAACCCGGTGGAGCGGGGCGCGTACGTCCTGCGGGAGGCCTTCGGCTACCCCTATCCGCAGATCGCGGGCATCTTGGAGATCAGTGAGGCCAACGCCCGTCAGCTGGTAAGCCGTGCGCGCAAGCACCTGGCCGCTGAGCGCCGGGAACGTGTGAGCCCGAGCGAGCACCGCCGCCTGCTGCGAGTGTTTCTCACCGCTGCGCAGACAGGTGATCTCGCGGTGCTCGAGGATGTGCTCACCGCAGACGTCGTCAGCTACTCCGATGGTGGAGGCACTCGAGGCGCCTCGAAGATCCCAGTGTTCGGACGCGTGCACGTTTCCAAGTACCTCGCCGCGTTCGCGCCACGGTTCTGGCCCCAGTCGGAGATCAGGTGGGTCGAGGCCAACAGTCGGCCGGCCGTCCTCATCTTCGCCGGCGGAGCAGCTGTGGCCCTGCTGTCCGTAGATGTGTCGGTGGAAGGCATCGACCGGATCATGTGGGTGATGAACCCGGCCAAGCTGTCTTCCTACGTGGCGTCGCTGAACGATTGA
- a CDS encoding RNA polymerase subunit sigma, producing the protein MKSVGQVVPIAELTEERHHLLDVAHWMLGNGPGPENVVDEAYRLWYGLSDHELARIVQPRAWLVKTVGGICVDRLAQPDEEHSPTVGELASERYEMLSQEIHQVMLNTLKSLSPTEQAALVLNDAFGTARSTVADIGGQPRPECRQLTDRARRSLQDRRARPTTPQQHDAVTGAVHDACVAEEVGLLASLLVPDVTVYFDGGGKIRALVRPVHGRQQVARSLLTLLARHPRTTLDTHPVNGRTGLVVRYDRQVAGVISLDVAGPHVVQVWVTLNPDKLRSWNRSSAAR; encoded by the coding sequence ATGAAGTCCGTCGGTCAGGTGGTGCCGATCGCGGAGCTGACGGAGGAACGGCACCACCTGTTGGATGTCGCGCACTGGATGCTCGGCAACGGTCCAGGGCCTGAGAACGTCGTCGATGAGGCCTATCGGCTGTGGTACGGGCTGTCCGATCATGAGCTGGCGCGGATCGTGCAGCCGCGCGCTTGGCTCGTGAAGACCGTCGGCGGTATATGCGTGGACCGGCTTGCCCAACCGGACGAGGAGCATTCACCTACGGTCGGCGAGTTGGCGTCGGAGCGGTACGAGATGCTGTCACAGGAAATTCATCAGGTGATGCTGAACACGCTGAAGTCCCTGTCTCCGACCGAGCAGGCGGCGCTCGTACTGAACGACGCTTTCGGGACGGCGCGGAGTACGGTAGCCGACATCGGCGGTCAGCCACGGCCGGAATGCAGGCAGCTCACCGACCGTGCACGCCGCAGTCTGCAGGACCGGCGCGCACGGCCCACGACGCCGCAGCAGCACGACGCGGTGACCGGCGCGGTTCATGACGCCTGCGTGGCGGAGGAAGTCGGGCTATTGGCGTCCCTGCTGGTACCGGACGTGACCGTCTACTTCGACGGCGGTGGCAAGATACGGGCCCTGGTCCGGCCCGTCCACGGCAGACAGCAGGTCGCCCGCAGCCTGCTGACGCTGCTTGCCCGGCACCCTCGCACCACCCTGGACACCCATCCCGTCAATGGACGTACCGGTCTTGTCGTTCGTTACGACCGCCAGGTCGCCGGGGTCATCAGCCTGGACGTCGCCGGACCTCACGTCGTACAGGTCTGGGTCACCCTGAACCCGGACAAGCTCCGTTCATGGAACCGGTCCAGTGCCGCTCGGTAG
- a CDS encoding aldehyde dehydrogenase family protein — protein MTTVNVADPIHLDALGPRGAYRTRVPTSVTDVTGTEVARLSLVPPLFVTRAMAALRQAGPIPAADLDGLLAAAADAFASGTIGGLSVREYERLVSRTSGTPLSVVHAATDGTARFVRQARSSAWRGRPVGAAGGLRDSAVREGHAVWVRQGDVFAVNASGNHPGVHRLWLEALALGYRVAVRPSRREPFTPYRLVGALRQAGVRDDQLVLLPTDHRTADTVVRDADRALVYGGDDVVAKYANDPGVLPQGPGRSKILITADTDWRDHLDTIVASVADEGGTACVNATAVLLEGDPAPLAQAIAARLSALPSLPPQDERAVLPVCARERAHALSAYLGTVAAETRAWLGGDGIADDLGDGSAVLRPAVHQTASADAVQLRSELPFPCVWVAPWSRSDGIVPLRDTLVLSALTRDGELLDALLSEPTIANLYIGDQPTYWMAPGVPHDSYLSDFLMRSKAVFDAW, from the coding sequence ATGACGACCGTGAACGTGGCCGACCCCATCCACCTGGACGCCTTGGGCCCTCGGGGTGCTTACCGGACGCGAGTTCCGACCTCGGTGACGGACGTGACCGGCACCGAGGTCGCGCGGCTGAGCCTGGTACCGCCGCTCTTCGTGACGCGGGCGATGGCCGCCTTGCGGCAGGCCGGGCCGATACCCGCGGCCGACCTCGACGGCCTGCTCGCGGCGGCGGCCGACGCGTTCGCCTCCGGCACGATAGGCGGTCTGAGCGTGCGGGAGTACGAGCGACTCGTGAGCCGGACGTCGGGCACCCCCCTGTCGGTGGTACACGCCGCGACCGATGGCACGGCTCGCTTCGTACGGCAGGCCCGCTCGTCCGCCTGGCGGGGCAGGCCGGTGGGCGCGGCCGGCGGTCTGCGTGACTCTGCCGTCCGCGAGGGACACGCGGTCTGGGTGCGTCAGGGCGACGTGTTCGCCGTCAACGCCTCCGGTAACCACCCCGGCGTTCACCGTCTGTGGCTGGAGGCGCTGGCGCTGGGTTACCGCGTCGCCGTCCGCCCGTCGAGGCGTGAGCCGTTCACCCCGTACCGGTTGGTCGGGGCGCTGCGTCAGGCCGGGGTACGAGACGACCAGCTCGTGTTGCTGCCCACCGACCACCGGACCGCCGACACGGTGGTCCGCGACGCCGACCGGGCCCTGGTGTACGGCGGTGACGACGTGGTCGCCAAGTACGCGAACGATCCCGGAGTCCTGCCGCAAGGTCCCGGCCGGTCGAAGATCCTCATCACCGCGGACACGGACTGGCGTGACCACTTGGACACGATCGTGGCGTCTGTCGCCGACGAAGGCGGAACCGCGTGTGTCAACGCCACCGCAGTCCTCCTCGAAGGCGATCCAGCACCTCTCGCCCAGGCCATCGCGGCGCGCCTGTCGGCACTGCCCAGCCTCCCTCCGCAGGACGAGAGGGCGGTTCTGCCGGTCTGTGCGCGGGAGCGGGCGCACGCCCTCAGCGCATACCTGGGAACCGTGGCCGCGGAGACGCGCGCCTGGCTCGGCGGAGACGGGATCGCCGACGATCTCGGCGACGGCAGCGCCGTACTGCGCCCCGCCGTCCACCAGACCGCGAGCGCCGACGCCGTCCAGCTGCGCAGCGAACTGCCCTTCCCCTGCGTGTGGGTCGCACCCTGGAGCCGGTCGGACGGCATTGTTCCGCTGAGAGACACGCTCGTGCTGTCGGCTCTGACGCGCGACGGGGAACTGCTGGACGCCCTGCTCTCGGAGCCGACCATCGCCAACCTGTACATCGGCGATCAGCCGACCTACTGGATGGCTCCGGGAGTCCCCCACGACAGCTACCTCTCGGATTTCCTGATGCGCAGCAAAGCCGTCTTCGACGCGTGGTGA
- the qcrB gene encoding cytochrome bc1 complex cytochrome b subunit encodes MRNESRQAVPQQWRKGESIARWVGTRLGTRGVTRAAARRVFPDHWSFMLGEICLYSFLVLIVTGVYLSFYFHPSSAPVQYQGSYVPLQGQLVSDAFNSTMHISFDVRGGLLIRQAHHWAALVFVASMFVHMMRVFFTGAFRKPRELNWVFGFLLLILGMFGGLTGYDLPDDLLSGTGLAVVNGTLLSVPIIGTYLSWFLFGGEFPGDDLVARFNTIHVLVIPAAMLLLIVAHVVLTLRHKHTQYPGPGRTEKNVVGLPFKVHAVKTAAFGLMVCGFIFVIAAIAQINPIWQYGPYRADQVSAGSQPDWYMGVADGLLRVMPGWEIDAWGHTLALDNVIPLGVGVGLFLALGAYPFIESWVTGDEREHHLLDRPRNRPVRTALGAAWLSVYTVALLGAANDLIATRFHVSVNAVTWAVRIGLFAVPLVVFAVTKRWALTLQWRDREKVLHGRETGVIKRLPHGEFVEVHEPLSQEQLHILTAHEQDEPLTAAQAGSVNGSPTRAQRLRVRLSRSFYGDGAQIPKPTVQEYKEITSGHRS; translated from the coding sequence ATGAGAAACGAGAGCAGGCAGGCCGTACCACAGCAATGGCGAAAAGGTGAGAGCATCGCCCGTTGGGTCGGCACCCGGCTGGGCACCCGTGGCGTGACCAGGGCTGCCGCACGAAGGGTTTTCCCTGACCACTGGTCCTTCATGTTGGGGGAAATCTGTCTCTACAGCTTCCTCGTCCTCATCGTCACAGGCGTCTACCTTTCCTTCTACTTCCATCCCTCATCAGCACCGGTCCAGTACCAGGGAAGTTACGTCCCCCTCCAGGGTCAACTGGTGTCGGATGCGTTCAACTCGACCATGCACATCTCCTTCGATGTCCGTGGCGGGCTGCTGATCCGGCAGGCCCACCACTGGGCGGCGCTGGTGTTCGTCGCCAGCATGTTCGTGCACATGATGCGGGTCTTCTTCACCGGGGCGTTTCGCAAGCCGCGCGAGCTCAACTGGGTGTTCGGCTTTCTGCTCCTGATCCTGGGCATGTTCGGTGGCCTGACAGGCTACGACCTACCAGACGACCTCCTCTCCGGCACCGGGCTGGCAGTCGTGAACGGCACCCTCCTCTCCGTACCGATCATCGGCACCTACCTGTCGTGGTTCCTCTTCGGCGGTGAGTTCCCCGGCGATGACCTGGTGGCTCGCTTCAACACGATCCACGTCCTGGTGATCCCGGCCGCCATGCTGCTGCTGATCGTCGCCCACGTGGTCCTGACGCTGCGCCACAAGCACACCCAGTACCCCGGGCCAGGGCGTACGGAAAAGAACGTCGTCGGCCTGCCGTTCAAGGTGCACGCCGTGAAGACGGCGGCATTCGGCCTCATGGTGTGCGGATTCATCTTCGTCATCGCGGCGATCGCGCAGATCAACCCCATCTGGCAGTACGGCCCCTACCGGGCCGACCAGGTGTCGGCAGGATCGCAGCCAGATTGGTACATGGGCGTGGCCGACGGGTTGCTGCGCGTTATGCCTGGCTGGGAGATCGACGCCTGGGGCCACACCCTGGCCCTCGACAACGTCATCCCGCTGGGCGTGGGTGTCGGCCTCTTCCTCGCGCTCGGTGCCTATCCCTTCATCGAGTCGTGGGTTACCGGCGACGAGCGAGAGCATCACCTCCTCGACCGCCCGCGGAACCGGCCTGTGCGTACGGCACTTGGTGCCGCGTGGCTGAGTGTTTATACCGTGGCCCTTCTCGGCGCCGCGAACGATCTGATTGCCACGCGCTTCCACGTCTCTGTCAACGCGGTGACGTGGGCCGTCCGTATCGGCCTCTTCGCCGTGCCCCTCGTCGTCTTCGCCGTGACGAAACGCTGGGCCCTCACCCTCCAGTGGCGCGACCGGGAGAAGGTGCTGCACGGTCGCGAGACCGGCGTCATCAAACGGCTTCCGCACGGCGAGTTCGTCGAGGTGCATGAACCGCTCAGCCAGGAACAGCTGCACATCCTCACGGCGCATGAGCAGGACGAACCTCTTACTGCCGCCCAGGCGGGAAGCGTGAACGGCAGCCCCACCAGGGCGCAACGGCTGCGGGTCAGGCTCAGCCGGAGCTTCTACGGGGACGGAGCCCAGATACCTAAACCCACGGTGCAGGAATACAAGGAGATCACCAGCGGTCACCGGAGCTGA
- a CDS encoding WhiB family transcriptional regulator yields MDWHESAICQGTDPDLFFPVGNASSGPTLIQIAEAKAVCHRCPVIDQCLSWALDADPVEGIWGGTTEAERRAMRRGSASRAGRAAAKPAA; encoded by the coding sequence GTGGACTGGCATGAATCGGCGATCTGCCAAGGCACTGATCCTGATCTGTTTTTCCCTGTCGGCAATGCGAGCAGTGGCCCCACGCTCATCCAGATCGCTGAGGCGAAGGCAGTGTGCCACCGATGCCCCGTGATCGACCAGTGCCTGAGCTGGGCCCTCGACGCCGATCCGGTGGAGGGAATCTGGGGCGGCACCACAGAAGCGGAACGCCGGGCCATGAGGCGGGGCAGTGCGTCACGTGCCGGCCGGGCCGCGGCGAAGCCCGCAGCGTAA
- a CDS encoding DUF5134 domain-containing protein, translating to MSPSDVVYCLLTALFVAAAVHGLRRGLLSGRTAWRARVDHLLHAAMALVMATMPWSLAQAVPAAAQMGFFAAAALWFPLTAVRRQESVLRAQVRRLPQAAGMAAMGWMAWTSRSMAGPSHENLADGPAPARHLAHSAGDSAVGDVVVTMLVLYLLGCALQSLTREMPALRSTADRRDAGTETDPYGRFWDGSMALGTVIMLLMHH from the coding sequence ATGAGTCCCTCCGACGTCGTGTACTGCTTGCTGACAGCGCTTTTCGTGGCCGCGGCTGTCCACGGACTGCGCCGCGGCCTGCTGTCCGGCAGAACGGCATGGCGCGCCCGTGTCGATCACCTGCTGCATGCCGCGATGGCCCTTGTCATGGCGACGATGCCGTGGAGCTTGGCCCAAGCGGTGCCGGCGGCGGCACAGATGGGTTTCTTCGCCGCCGCCGCGTTGTGGTTTCCGCTGACCGCTGTCCGCCGCCAGGAATCCGTACTCCGCGCACAGGTCAGGAGGCTGCCCCAGGCGGCGGGGATGGCGGCAATGGGCTGGATGGCATGGACGTCCCGCTCCATGGCGGGTCCGTCGCACGAGAACCTGGCCGACGGTCCTGCCCCGGCACGGCATCTCGCCCATTCCGCAGGGGATTCGGCCGTCGGTGACGTGGTCGTCACGATGCTGGTGCTGTACCTCCTGGGCTGTGCGCTGCAGTCGCTGACCCGCGAGATGCCCGCGCTGCGCTCCACCGCCGACAGGAGAGACGCCGGAACCGAGACGGATCCCTACGGCCGCTTCTGGGACGGGTCGATGGCCCTGGGGACGGTCATCATGCTGCTCATGCACCACTGA
- a CDS encoding Ohr family peroxiredoxin — protein sequence MTERIRLPDLSIEKDYDGASFSPIYTTTVTVHGGVVSHGRASGKARSSDGALDLDLRMPAELGGDGQGTNPEQLFAAGFAACYHGALSLVARQEELDPSTISVEATVAFGRDPADGGYLLQVDLVVKWPGIDREIAAPLLETADSLCPYARMAWQGTPTTITLAP from the coding sequence GTGACCGAGCGGATCCGATTGCCCGATCTGTCCATCGAGAAGGACTACGACGGAGCGTCCTTCTCTCCCATTTACACCACGACCGTGACTGTCCACGGCGGCGTGGTTTCACACGGTCGGGCCTCGGGCAAGGCGCGTTCGTCGGACGGAGCCTTGGACCTCGATCTGCGCATGCCGGCCGAACTCGGAGGGGACGGACAGGGCACGAACCCTGAGCAGTTGTTCGCGGCCGGCTTCGCGGCCTGTTACCACGGAGCCCTGAGCCTGGTGGCCCGGCAGGAGGAACTCGACCCCTCCACGATCTCCGTGGAAGCAACCGTCGCCTTCGGGCGGGATCCGGCAGACGGTGGCTACCTGCTCCAGGTTGATCTGGTGGTGAAGTGGCCTGGCATCGACCGCGAGATTGCGGCTCCCCTGCTCGAGACAGCCGACTCGTTGTGCCCCTACGCAAGGATGGCGTGGCAGGGAACCCCGACCACCATCACACTGGCCCCGTAG
- a CDS encoding class I SAM-dependent methyltransferase, with the protein MRTLVHSSRPVRVRQDDYAVSAEFYDVLQAEHDAVQVRRLYGRAVENARLGVLDVGAGTGRVTLMSLVASQVDVHAIEPAHAMRTPLMTRLASLPADLRARVTVHPTTLGEAGLRKVADLAICHNMIACLSPSARHVLWPDLAEALVPGGSLLLQLPPSGLFPDEVTERRFPEQRIGRHEYGGRMVLSAEGDRIRTRFDYWVRENGLLLREHTETFWMWPTSRTEMIKDLEAHGFVPQPTWEDPAVLAMTLGPRPQ; encoded by the coding sequence ATGCGCACCCTTGTACACAGTTCACGGCCGGTCCGGGTTCGCCAGGACGACTACGCGGTCAGCGCCGAGTTCTACGACGTCCTTCAGGCCGAGCACGACGCGGTACAGGTGCGTCGTCTCTACGGCCGCGCTGTGGAAAACGCCCGACTCGGTGTACTGGATGTCGGAGCCGGCACGGGACGTGTGACCTTGATGAGCCTTGTCGCCTCTCAGGTAGACGTACACGCCATCGAACCCGCACACGCCATGCGGACACCGCTGATGACGCGCCTGGCCTCGCTGCCCGCCGATCTGAGGGCTCGGGTCACCGTCCATCCCACGACTCTCGGCGAGGCGGGGCTCCGAAAAGTGGCGGACCTCGCGATCTGTCACAACATGATCGCCTGTTTGTCACCCTCCGCCCGACATGTTCTGTGGCCGGATCTCGCCGAGGCCCTGGTTCCGGGTGGCTCACTGCTCCTTCAGCTTCCGCCGTCGGGTCTGTTTCCCGACGAGGTGACTGAGCGTCGCTTCCCGGAGCAACGAATCGGGCGGCACGAGTACGGAGGCCGCATGGTGCTGTCGGCGGAGGGGGACCGAATCCGCACACGCTTCGATTACTGGGTACGGGAGAATGGGCTCCTGCTGCGCGAGCACACTGAGACCTTCTGGATGTGGCCGACATCTCGCACGGAGATGATCAAGGATCTGGAAGCTCACGGATTCGTGCCGCAACCGACGTGGGAGGATCCGGCCGTGCTGGCGATGACTCTCGGTCCCCGCCCGCAATGA